In the Gloeocapsa sp. PCC 73106 genome, one interval contains:
- a CDS encoding GNAT family N-acetyltransferase produces the protein MNRKIRDAIPTDLPAIVEIYNASIPGRMATADLEPVSVESRQTWFTMHSPERDRPIWILEIEDKIAGWLSFQSFYGRPAYHQTVELSIYVSPSYQGQGIGQDLLKRAIVHSPQLGITSLLAFIFAHNLPSLKLFAKYDFQQWGYLPGIAQLDGKTRDLVILGRKVES, from the coding sequence ATGAATAGAAAAATTCGTGACGCAATCCCCACCGATTTACCCGCTATCGTAGAAATTTATAACGCCAGTATACCAGGTCGCATGGCGACGGCAGATTTAGAACCGGTTTCAGTAGAAAGTCGTCAAACCTGGTTTACTATGCATTCTCCAGAGCGCGATCGCCCTATCTGGATTCTCGAAATAGAAGACAAAATAGCAGGTTGGTTGAGTTTTCAATCTTTCTATGGACGTCCAGCTTACCACCAAACCGTTGAATTAAGTATCTACGTTTCTCCCTCTTACCAAGGTCAAGGGATTGGTCAAGATCTTCTGAAGAGAGCGATTGTTCACAGTCCCCAATTAGGTATTACTAGCCTTTTAGCTTTTATTTTTGCCCACAATTTGCCTAGTTTGAAGCTATTTGCTAAATATGACTTTCAGCAATGGGGTTATTTACCTGGTATCGCCCAATTAGATGGTAAAACTAGAGATTTAGTGATTTTGGGCAGAAAAGTTGAGTCATGA